The Gossypium raimondii isolate GPD5lz chromosome 2, ASM2569854v1, whole genome shotgun sequence genome segment GGTCTAGCTTCAGCTTCAGAAGTAGATGGTGGCCCACATtatgattttgatgatttggAACAGTTGATGTCTGAGATTGGAAATATTCGCAGCAACTTGAGGTTAATGCCTGATTTTCAAAGGAGGGAGATGGCTGCCAAGCTGGCTATTAAAATGGCTGCCATGTTTGGAGGTGACAGTGATGATGAAGAGGAGATATGAGTTACTAATATGGGTATTACTCGATCATAAGAACTTTTAGATTGATCATGATTCATTCCTTAATCCCGACTGTTGAGAATTTTGGAAGTTACTGATATGTAGCTTAAATACAAAGTTAACTTAAAAAAGGAGCCTTCATGGAAAATGTTTGGTTAATGTTTAGTTTTATACTCCATTAGCTACAGTGTGCCAATTCTTTTGACCGCCGCTTTCTATTTGCCTAGTTGGAGAAGGCCTGATGCTGCCAGTGCCAGCCAATATGTACGCAATGAATGAATCAGATGTAAATATAACGCGTCTTTTTTTTTAGggtaaataagttaaaattaatgaattttgtattttatttaaagtcaTTACATCAATAtttcctaaaattttgacatcaaaGAGTCTTGAGTCAAAAAATGTGTTCAATGGAATTACggataaatacattaatttatttcacaagTAACTTGACACTCATGTTGAGGTCTGTCAGTTAATAATTGCATAATAGTTATACAGATTCTAATAGatgatgaaaatttaatataattaaacatctataaaattgaaataCTCTTAAAAGTATATTCTAAAACCAACTTTtcataaattcaattttgataaataataaaacatcccACAACCACAATGTTGttatttcaatgtttttttttggtgtACAAAGAAACCTAATTAATCTAATTTCCTAAACCTACCATGCATCAATCCtattattcttaaaatttccTAAAGTACAATCATAGTCTAAGGTGCTCTCGTTGGTTTGCTAAATTATATTGTGTTGCCTAgcataataaaatcttaataaattctaaaaaaatccaAGAAAGACTctcaaacacaaaaatttatattcttCCATATTGGTCATACAAGCAACCCAAAGAGGGTTGACCATGGAACCCCGTTCCATGGTCTCCCTCATGAATTTCCCAAAATTATCTTAATccatttgaaaatattttttgagaaaaattatgCTAGGGGATTCCTTTGTATAATGTTGAAatcaataaatgaaatgtgttacTAATCCAAATTAGAGGTAATAATGGGCTGGGCCGGGTTTGAGTCGggcctagacaaaattttaggcccgttttctAGGCTCAAGCTCGTCTCGACCCGAAATATGAGCCTAAAAATTTATCCCGGCCTGGcccaaaagaaaattactaagCGTGAGCCTGacccggcccgacccatattaaattttacaacaccaaaaGGGCTTAGGGATTTTGAAGCTTGATTTTGGAATTGGAAAAAAAGGAGGGCACGATCTGATGACAAAAGTGAAACATGAaagtttaaaagtatatttgattaaaaataaaatatatatttaatatataattcaggtagggccgggccgggtccgggttaaaaaagttttacccgATGCCCGACCTATTTTCTAAACTGGCATCGgctttttgcccaaactcatattttggGACTATATTTTTACTCTGAACCTTCCCATTTTTCAGGCGGGCCGTCAGGCTGAGccgggtagcccaacccatgatcacctctaatccAAATTAAAGGATTCCATTAATCATTTGGAATGTTTATGacataagaattttcaaaaattttattacaaataaaattagataaaaaagtATTATTGCTTCAAAAGAAGTTACATATTTAGATAGATACCGTTAACTAAGTAGATTAATTTCATTAGTTGTCTCGTAGCTAGCTGCCGTAACAAATATATCTCATAgtgtttgtgtttgtttttgcATCTAGTTGTAGTTGGCGTTGAAATGTAGAAGAAAATTCCAAATTGTGATGTAAGGGATTCCATCAGCACcgtattattatcattataattgCAAATTGcaagtaaaagttgaattccTGCTTATAGTACGTAATAGATGATTGAATTAGACCCGGAGACCTGCAAAATGTTCCAACcttaatctttaaaataaatcataaccCAGGCTAGCTCATCTGATGATGCTTCCACCTATTATATATTCACCTCACCTTAACTTGGTAAAAGGTCAAGTGAATAATAAGCATTAATTAACAAACTAAAAgctataagaaataataaagaaatgcGAGTCAGCAGCCTGTCCCCGTTGACCATTGGCCGCAGCCGCCATCTTGAGTTTTGTAATGAAAGTAACACTAATCTACTTACATGATTCATGTTTGTTTTGAGTTGTTCTTTGGCTTACCATTTCGCTTGGTTTTTTTCTCTCGAAAATGGCTGCTACTTTCATGTCTTAATGGCTTGGAACCCTGCACAATGCACATGTACACCATAACCTCTTGCCCTTATTATTTGACTTTTGTGGGAGGATTGGAATGCAATTTGAGAGGGTGAACATGATTTtcgttaattttaatttttttgagatgcgtgaaataaataaaaaattttgagttaagggtaagtttaaattaatacaaattttagggtaattttattttgaaagatatataaactttaaaatgggttgaagaaataataatatacagcTCCTAATGCTGCTTGGTAGAGGTAGGGTTTGAGAGAAATTAAATTAGTGTGGAGGAAAAAGAAACCCGGTAAATAACATGCACATGCATTGATATGGGAGGGCAACGTTAGGTTTCTTTGGTGTCTTTGCCTCTGACCTGGTCATTCTCAAGATTTGGACTTTTTACATTAATCATAGGCAAGGCAAGGGCATCCCGCAAGCCATGACCAAAACTGTCTCAGTGCCCTTTTCTCACGTAATCCAATCATCACTTTTCGACGGTGTAAATAGAAAGAAAGCAAGAGACAGGGTGGCCCACTCGTTACAAATTTTACATGCATGTATATTCTAAGCTAGGCCTACCTTCGCCTTTCTTTCCTCCTCCTCATATTTATATTCTTTCACATATCTCTTTGGAATTTCAATCTCCTCTTTTTAATCACATGTTCCTGTACTTTTTAAATCTTGGCACTCGCTCCCACTTCCCAGGATCTTGATTAATttcctcttctctttcttctctACTCTTTAGCCTTGGATCCACATTCCTACAGTGATCTCAACATACTTGAGACGCCAGTTTTATATTTCTGTGTATCCAAAAAACAAGGAAAAGGTATAGCTAGCTAGCTAGCTAGCTAGCTCTAAAACATGGGTTTCTGGACATTGTTTGAGGTGGCTTCCATGCCAATTTTACAAGTGCTTATAATAAGTTTGCTGGGCGCTTTCATGGCAACTGATTACTGCAAACTTCTCCCAGTAGACATCCGGAGATCCTTGAATAGGGTACTCATTAATAGTTTTCATTTTGTGTACTCTTATATGTTAATGTTgctaaaaatctaatatttacatatatgcatgtttaatattaatCTCTAAGATTCGTTGCATTTATCATGTTTTTTAACCCGTTGGTAGATAGTCATTCTTATTTATCCGTCTTAAATCCAGTCTACTATGAAAACATCGATTTATGTTCTGTAACTAACGCAGATCGTGTTCGTTGTGTTTACCCCCTCGCTCATGTTTGCAAGTCTTGCCAAGACTGTCACGCTCCAAGACATCATTTCATGGTGAGATACTAtacatctctctctctctctctcgctgtatatatgtgtgtgtgtgtatgcgTTCTCACTTTAATTATCATAcaaagttgaaattaaaaaaaaaaaaactgaaattaaCCAGCAAAAGTACTCGTTAAGTATTGATATGAGAGATGCATCGTATAAAGTTCTCtcgctctctctctctctctctctattgaTGCAAAAGCTAATTTTTGAACCCTCCACTAAAACAAGCAAAAGTGCCGATTAAGCAGAGAAAAAACACATATACTCATGAAAACTTTTGTATTAAATGTGGCTTCGTTTGAATCTGATCATTAAATTCACAGGTGGTTTATGCCCGTAAACATCGGGCTCACCTTTCTAGTGGGAATAATTCTTGGGTGGATCGTGGTTAAGATACTGAAACCAAAACCCTATTTGGAGGGTCTTATCATTGCTACATGTTCATCCGGTAAGGTTGACGCACACACCTTTAGTTTTGTCAAGGCCCCCTTCAAGTTACtctatacttaaaaaataaattcttgcTTGAATTAGGGAACTTGGGAAATCTTCTCCTTATAGTTGTCCCTGCTATCTGTAATGAGGATGGAAGCCCATTTGGGGATACTAATGTTTGCACCAGAATTGGACTTTCATATGCATCTTTCTCCATGGCGGTAATGTgatatcatatttttttatgtacaGTAAGCGTTCGGCTGCAGGAATTAGTTGTTTAATCGTTGTGATCAATCGTATTCATATATATGCTTTGGATGCAGCTTGGTGGTTTCTACATTTGGACTATCACTTTCCACATGATAAGAGCTTCATCTTTGAAATTGAGAGATGATGAAGCAGCTGAGGATTTCAGTTCAAAACAACCCAACGAGAACTTGGATGCTACACCCCAAAGTCAGCTTCTGAAAGGAGAAAGTGAAGAGCAAGTAGCCATAGTGGTGGTAAGTATTACTAACTACCAAAGTGTGTTGAAGATCCTCGGAACCCAACAGAACAATTTCTGTTCTGGTTCTGGTATAAGCTAGAGACACATAGGATAGGATATGGTAAAGCACCACTAGATTACTGACCTTCTTGACCTTTGAAATAACTCCAATCGCAGAAGGCACCCCAAGACACTAGCCCAAAGGCAAAAGGGAATGCACCGTTGTGGCGTCAAGTAGTGGGATTTCTTCATCAGATTTTGGAAGAGCTCATGGCACCGCCAACACTTGGTGCAGTAAGTTTTTTAGATGTATATAACGTTTCATCTGTTATTTTCTCCTCCAATTTCTATATGTTAACAAAGTTCGTTACTTGATTAATCAGATTTTCGGTTTCACCTTCGGAGCGATCGACTGGCTGAGAAACCTTGTAATTGGTGCGGGGGCTCCACTACGGGTAGTCCAAGACTCGATTAAACTGTTAGGGTACGCTACTTCTCACTTGATAATTTGctcataaaatataaacatttggTCCGTTGGTAACTGATTAGTAAAAGCAACTGCATGCATGCAGGGATGCAACGATCCCCTGTATCACCCTCATACTAGGAGCCAACTTGACTCAAGGCTTGCGTTCGTCAACAATTAAGCCGATGGTTATCGTGGGAGTGGTGTGTGTTCGGTACATTATACTACCGGTTGTTggtatttttgttgttaaagCAGCTGGGGACCTTGGGTTCCTACCGCCCGACCCTTTGTTCCGCTACGTGCTCATGGTTCAGTTTACTCTGCCACCTGCCATGAATATTGGTAAGTAATCAAACCGCTTCAGTTCATTACTACATTACTTAATACTATACGGGCTCTTAAAAATGCATAATAATTGCGCTCAGGTACCATGGCCCAGCTGTTTGATGTGGGTCAAGACGAGTGCTCGGTCCTCTTCCTGTGGACATACTTGGCTGCTGCTTTAGCTCTCACGTCTTGGTCAACAGTCTTCATGTGGATCTTGACCTGATGAAGATACTACTCCGCTCTTTCCCGTTGCTCAAAAAACCCATCTATTCATATCAAATAGTTGAACTCGGGAATCAATTTTTTGTACCctcttattcttttatataacaCATACGTGCTAGTGAAGTGAGAGATGAGCGATTAGACAAGAATTAGGAACATCTTTTGTCAAGTAAAGAAAGAAGCCTTGTTTATGTTGTGTTTCTGGGTTCTGGCCCTGCAGGAGGAGCAAGTACATTTCGCATGGAAtttgaatgtaaaattaatgTAATAGCTACAGTTGTGTGGTATTCATTTCAATGTCATCCTAGTTGGATTCTTTCATTTTTGGTCCTTCTTTCGACAATTCgggattgaattttttttttcagaatacCTTACCCCTAGGAATCAGGATGAGGACCCTGCTTATTGCTGGGGACCTCTGCTTTTTGTCACATAGCTGGCTCTTCTCCTACCATCTCTCTAACACGATCAGAAAATGACCAAACCGTGCTaaatttctctaaaaaaaaaaaaaggttacaaTATGCGGGGTGCGTCCACAGTTGAAGAATTTGTTAAAAGTGACACCACCATATTCTAGTGTAAAGCAAGAACAATCATTAGGCCATGTTAGGCATGCCGAAACAATGATATTGAATAATAAGTGACATTTTTAGCAAGATTAGATTGATCCTAAGAGTTGTACCCACATACATTCAAACACAGCAAAGATGAGCATGAGATGGGGAATTTGATTGATTATAGCTGGTTGACCGGGCATGATGTTGGGAATAGAGTTTTTGCAGTTTAGGTAGGACCAATGCTGAAGATGCTTTACCATGCCTATCTAGCCACTGCTACATGAGCAGCAGTTCTCACTATCTCCTTAAGCTGAAGCTTCCAAGCCATTAGCTCTAAAAGAAGTTTTCCAAGTTTAAACTCATAAGAATTGCCACCGTCATATCCTTCATTTGagcttttcaatttcaatacgTTCGTTTACCCTTTCAAATTCTAATCAGGAAACTCCAGACCGTCagctatcaaccaccacaagaAACGGTATGAAGTAGTATTCTCCTGCGCAAAGAACAGATTTGAGGGAGTTAGTTCTCTAGGAGAAAGATGAAAACAATTTTCAGTATTAGTAAGAGAAGCTTAATTATACTAGTAagtaaagtttgaaaattagCTAATTTGTGAAAAGTAAGGAGGAtagaaatttagaataaaagaatcaaaaggcAAGACTTTTACAGTTCAGAAAAGAAAACCCCTAAAAGCAAACCAAAAAAACCAGCCACTCGGAGATCCTTGAATTGCGGTCCCGGAAGAAGCTTCGAATCTTTCTGAGCAAAACAACTCTTTGTCTTGTCTTGTCTTGTCTTGGTCTTTAAGTAACCTAATCTAGCCacctacaaaaataaaattcctcAACCAAGTCCGTTTAATATCTCAGAAATGAGGTTGCTTTTTTTCTGTTTCTTGATTCTCCTACCCTCTGGTTTCTCCACGCCCATCGCAATTCATGTGCCGGACGCCCAGAGCACCGGAATCCTGAGAGCCGGGGGGAGATCGCTGTTGTCTCTCTCGTGAGttttcttttcgtttctttCTCAGAGTAATTTGTTTGTTATATTCCAATCAGTCAATCATCATGGACTACAAGGATTGTTTAAATGCTTTGCTACTTATTCATAATATAgtaataatcataattataatgaATCGAGCTTTAGAATATGGGTTTAGAATTGTAGCAGTAGaatttcactttaaaaaaaaaaaatctttgatttCGCTATTTTTGGACTGCCAGTTCAAGGTCGTTGCTCGGCCTCGTCTGTTTCATCAGTATTCGTATGAATGATGGCCTATGATAAGTTGATTATGATATATATGCATGTACTTCATCTTTTGACAATCGCATTGTTATATGCTACGTATTAGCATTGTATTTCAAAAGTATTACTACAGCTGCTCAAATCTTGCTACGGTTGAAACAGTGAGCAAGAAACAGAATTAGCTGCTAGAACCGATGGTACCATTGTTTTAAGGACTATAAACTCAAAGAGAGTAATCTGGTCGTTTGCCTCCGGGTCTCCCATTTACTCTTCCTATCAGGCTCCTCCGACATTGGATAATGGCAATGAAGCTGCCTCCCGACCAATCACTGCTTTCTTCATTGATTGTGGAGATGATTGGGAACTCTACGCGCATGCAACCCATTCTAATAAAATGGTATGTGCTAGCCTTTCTGCTTCAGTCTTTTTTCCTGATGTACATGTAGGTTTTGCCTCTCAAAATTTCTGTAACATCGAACCATGTTTTTAGCTTTTCATAATATTACTCTTTCTTTTGCCATTGCTCAGAGTCAGAACTATCTTAATCTTTATCTTGTTGTTGGACTTGCAGAAACTTCCTGTAACTGTTGAAGAATTTGTCAAACACATGCCCCATGTATCTGAGGAAGGGGCAATCACTGTTGGCTCTAAGAGGACAACTGTCTATGTGGTAGATGCTATGACTGGAAAGCTACTGCATGTTTATAGGTCACCTGATTCTCCATCTGCGCTGGAGCCCGACAAAGAGGGCACTCCTTTATCGGATAACGGTAATGGTAATAAGGAGCTGTTGAAGTCTGCTGCTTCTAGTACTGCTCAGCGTCGATTTCACATCACAAGGACTGATTACACACTGCAGTCTTTTCATCCTAACTCAGACAAGGTTTCATGGAGTCTAATGGTTTCAGAAATTGGGGCTGCTTTACTTTGCCAGGATGTTAAATTTACTGTGAATTCAAGTTATGAGTTTCCTGAAATTGGCAATGACTTTGGTTTGCCATTTCCATGTCAATCAAAAGGTATTGTTATTCGAGAGCATAATACGACAGAATATACAAGCACTTCTCATCATGATGATCCGATGCTCCCATTGTCTTCTTCTAATGCACCTACTTCACTGGCCAAGCTTGATAGCACATCAGATGACCGTCATAATAGGAAAATGCTTCTAGTGGCAGCTCCAGAGTCAAAGCTTCGATTGCCAGACAAAGTTGATAGATTATTGAACTTGTCTCAAGACAATGATAATGAAACAAGTGTCCCTCAGCCTCCTTTGGAGAATAGTGATTCTAGAATGTTTGGTGTACATGATCTGAGAACACCTCGTGCTGATGGCAAGGCCATTTTTGCCAAATATCCAGTAGtattttcctttatatttttcataattttggtgGGCTTTGTCATCAACCACGTTCTTTTGGCTAAAAGGCTTTCTGCGTTAAAAGACCAGCCTGTTGCTAATATAAACGTTGGATCCTCCAACAGAAAGAAATCTCGAAGATCACGGAAGATTAATGGTTCTATTGAGAAAAAGGATCAGCACTCATCATCTGGAAGCGAGGATGAATTTTCACCTGTTGGTGCTGACAACAAAAAATTGCTGGACCTTAATAAATTAGTTGGTAGCGTTGATGGACGTAGAATAGGTAAGCTAATTGTATTAAGCAAAGAAATTGCAAAAGGAAGCAATGGTACAATTGTCCTTGAGGGATTCTATGAAGGCCGAGCAGTTGCTGTGAAACGTCTTGTCCAAGCTCATCATGATGTTGCTttcaaagaaattcaaaatCTCATTGTGTCTGACCAGCATCCGAATATTGTTCGATGGTATGGTGTGGAGTATGATCAAGATTTTGTGTATCTTGCTCTGGAGCGTTGCACTTGCAGTTTAGATGATTTGATTCAAATTTACTCAGATACACCTGGAAACTCAGTCCTCAGCAAGGACCCAGCAACACGTGCAATGGTTGGGCATAAAATTCACCTGGATTTGGTGAAAGGTGCCATGCAGGATCTTAATCTGTGGAAAGCAAATTGCCATCCGTCACCTCTCTTCCTAAAACTGATGAGGTTAGTGTGGGCTACAGTTAACTGTTAAATGATGAGATTGTTCATTTACTTTCGGGTTGATAATTTACAGGGTGGACTTTATCGTAATCTCCTACCTTGGTAACTTTCAGATTTGATCTAGTCCAACTTCTTCTTCATCCTTCATTGTTGTATCTGTACACAGGGATATGGTTTCAGGTCTTGCTCATTTGCATGATCTGGGAATAATTCATCGAGACATAAAGCCTCAAAATGTGCtaataattaaggaaaaaacaGTGTGTGCAAAGCTTTCTGATATGGGCATTAGCAAGCGCCTTCTTGAGGATAGGTCTTCCTTGGGTCACTATGCTACTGGTAAGCATCTTTAATGTTTACTTTATTCATTATTCTcataatttatctttatttcttgaaatataTGCTTCCTAATGGTACATATATTCCCCCAGGATTAGAATTTAAGTTTTTCCAAATATTTTATTGGGTCATTCTGGAATTTGTAACCAATGAAATTCTGCTTATGATTTCTTAATGTGCTCTGCTGcctattttaaaagtttgactGTAGAACTTTTAACTAGTTATTTGTGCTAAAGTACTGTTTGATgatatatacaaatttttttgCAGGCTGTGGTAGTTCAGGTTGGCAAGCACCGGAACAACTTCTTCTTGGTCGCCAAACACGTGCAATTGATTTATTTAGTTTGGGTTGTGTCCTTTTCTTCTGCATCACTCGGGGTAAGCACCCGTTTGGCAATCATCTTGAACGTGATATCAATGTTGTGAACAATCGAGTGAACCTTTTTCTAGTGGAGCATATCCCTGAAGCTGTGGATCTAATATCTTGTTTATTGAATCCTGAGCCTGAATTGAGGTATAATGATTGTTTTCTTACCGTCAAGTTCAGAAAATTTTCTGAAAGTGCAATAAACTTGATATTTGCTGTGCAgtaaacttttctttttaatgttaACAAGTATTTCTAATTTACTGCCAGACCAAGCGCATTGGAGGTGTTGCGTCATCCTCTATTTTGGAGTTGTGAGATGAAACTGTCTTTTCTTCAAGAGACTAGTGATAGGGTTCAATTAGAAGATAGGAAGGTTGACTCTGACATCTTGAAAGCATTGGAGAGTGTTGCACCAACGGCTCTCGGTGGAAAATGGAATGAGAAAATGGAACATGCATTCATTGCCAACATTGGGTATTACCGTCGTTATAAGTATGACAGTGTTCGAGATCTGTTGCGAGTCATGAGGAACAAATCACATCACTATAGAGAGCTTCCCATAGAAATTCAGGTTTGAATCTAAATCTAGCAGTTGCTCATTAGAATATGCTTGTTAATTGAGTTTGGTTGAATAGATGAAAGGTATCTGTGATATAGTGTGGCAATGAGTTGTGTCAGGTATTAgatgtataaaaattttacaatgaaAAGGGAACCTGATTGTTTAAGATGGTCATTATCTTGAACTCAATTAGTAAAGGTATTCGTTCCTTtaagacatataaatattttacattgaGGCATTCGTTCTTCTGTTTATCCTTTCCTCTGAATTAATTTTTGAAGCTGTGTTTTTACTGAATGATACAAAAACTACATTATTCCAATAATCATAATGATTTATATTGGATAAAAAAGCAATCTGGCACGTTTGGAGTGACATGGGAGATGCAAAGTTACCTCTTAAGAACATGAATGAAGTGCCCTGAACATTTATTGCTTGTGGTTAAGAAATTTTCCTTTGCTACTGATTGCAGGAACTAGTAGGGTCGGTTCCAGAAGGGTTTTATGGTTATTTTGCCAGTCGATTCCCGAGACTCTTTATTGAAGTATACAAAGTTGTTAGCAGGCGCTGCAGGGAAGAGGAATGCTTCCAGAAATACTTTTAAAGCAATGTTATGGTGTTTAAAGAGGTCTTTCAAAAAGTGCTACTTATAGCTGGCAGGGCTGACAATGTTTCTAATATCTCATTCCCCGGTagtgtatatataattatgtaaataatagtaataatatgtaatttgtATCTTTGTTAGTTGATTTTTCGTTCTTTCATTTGCAATTTGTTAGAGGAGCTAATGAATTTTTACTAAAGACCCTATGAATAATTTGGAACCTCTTGGTAGAGCAAGTAACACCCCCATATCCGACCCGGTCGCCAAGTCAAGACATCAGGATGTCACATTTGTTGTTGAAGCAACTactgaaaatttcaaataaatttatcatattatttaattaatgtagaccattaactaatttttagtaataattgaatttatgatagaattaattatgagttaaataGCTCATTAAAACATCCACAATTAATCAAATgtcaaattgtaaagtttataAAGATTTTTGAATTGTCATCGTGACGTTGGGGTTTCCATGTTGTAACATGGCGAACTTCTCGTCGTGGTTTTGTCTCCATTTTCTTATAAGTTTCAcgctttatttatttagatgTCATTACATCTATTTCTAATCTCAAGTCCtcataaaaacataatattcaatcaaagataataaagtttataaaattaacataaatattaaagttttacaaataagaCCATTGGAGACCTTGCACTTGCAAAATTAGTTTACCCACTTGatgtatatttcatatttatttctaaattgtgccaatcaatttaattttcataaaatttaacaaagaattcaatatcacatcaattaataattatttacttattattttatcaattcgtTTAAAACATACTCACATGGATTAATCATTCCATCACCAACAACCATTTtgaacatttcaaattcatctactatatatattaatatattttcctcctcctcttcattccacatcctttatgtatatatttgttagaatttttagcttttagtgtataacatgcttatatgtaacattatctataattccactatttacttatgtgtttatatcaaagttgtccacttgagtcatagttactaaattatttatatcttgagctaaagaaatcaaaattaagattcgcttgatgttttgaaactagactcaagtattttttaccataaaatttaagaatttataatttagccaataagtacaataaattcttcaaatttgtCTCTATTATCTTGTTTGATGACTTGAcatttctttactaaaaattaattatctcttagtacggggtttagatgatgtttttgtttgtttcttttgaaaatatactcattaagaatttaaaatataaatttaaacccctaataattctttacaattttgatgatttttcaaagtcgaACATGTGAACCAAAATCAAtttgacattgtctcacaaaattcatatatctcataatatgaaattcttttactTATACCATTTTCTAtgaaaactagactcaataggctttaatttcatactttaattaacctctaattcaatttatacaattttggtgaattttcaaagttagactactactttgtctaaaactgttttagtgcaaaatgttgataaccaaGTTTATTACActctcctttcttttctctacAATAGgctttaatttcatactttaattaacctctaattcaatttatacaatttttggtgaattttcaaagttagactactactgctgtctaaaactgttttagtgcaaaatgttgataaccaaGTTTATTACActctcctttcttttctctacaatatttctcatcactccctcttatttcccttcactaacatattaAGAACAtaaaactttatataaaaaactctactttaacatcaatttcatgctttttcaataatatcaaacttaaaaatatattgaaatattgatgttcttaccttatcctattgatttcaaaatttaacttgattttctctctcctccaacttccattttcttgaatccaaggtgattttcttgttctccatagtctccttatcacttttctcttttggtgattatgaaaattcattgaaattctaagtgaaaatggtggattttttgTAGgagaaccaaattgtaaagacaACAAAGGTTTCTTCTTCTCTCCCCCTCACTCATGTTGGAAAGATGGAGGAtcctctttgtttttttttcatctttctcttcttttatactagctatttataataaaatattagtaaaatatctcattta includes the following:
- the LOC105787383 gene encoding serine/threonine-protein kinase/endoribonuclease IRE1a, translated to MRLLFFCFLILLPSGFSTPIAIHVPDAQSTGILRAGGRSLLSLSEQETELAARTDGTIVLRTINSKRVIWSFASGSPIYSSYQAPPTLDNGNEAASRPITAFFIDCGDDWELYAHATHSNKMKLPVTVEEFVKHMPHVSEEGAITVGSKRTTVYVVDAMTGKLLHVYRSPDSPSALEPDKEGTPLSDNGNGNKELLKSAASSTAQRRFHITRTDYTLQSFHPNSDKVSWSLMVSEIGAALLCQDVKFTVNSSYEFPEIGNDFGLPFPCQSKGIVIREHNTTEYTSTSHHDDPMLPLSSSNAPTSLAKLDSTSDDRHNRKMLLVAAPESKLRLPDKVDRLLNLSQDNDNETSVPQPPLENSDSRMFGVHDLRTPRADGKAIFAKYPVVFSFIFFIILVGFVINHVLLAKRLSALKDQPVANINVGSSNRKKSRRSRKINGSIEKKDQHSSSGSEDEFSPVGADNKKLLDLNKLVGSVDGRRIGKLIVLSKEIAKGSNGTIVLEGFYEGRAVAVKRLVQAHHDVAFKEIQNLIVSDQHPNIVRWYGVEYDQDFVYLALERCTCSLDDLIQIYSDTPGNSVLSKDPATRAMVGHKIHLDLVKGAMQDLNLWKANCHPSPLFLKLMRDMVSGLAHLHDLGIIHRDIKPQNVLIIKEKTVCAKLSDMGISKRLLEDRSSLGHYATGCGSSGWQAPEQLLLGRQTRAIDLFSLGCVLFFCITRGKHPFGNHLERDINVVNNRVNLFLVEHIPEAVDLISCLLNPEPELRPSALEVLRHPLFWSCEMKLSFLQETSDRVQLEDRKVDSDILKALESVAPTALGGKWNEKMEHAFIANIGYYRRYKYDSVRDLLRVMRNKSHHYRELPIEIQELVGSVPEGFYGYFASRFPRLFIEVYKVVSRRCREEECFQKYF
- the LOC105787384 gene encoding protein PIN-LIKES 7, which translates into the protein MGFWTLFEVASMPILQVLIISLLGAFMATDYCKLLPVDIRRSLNRIVFVVFTPSLMFASLAKTVTLQDIISWWFMPVNIGLTFLVGIILGWIVVKILKPKPYLEGLIIATCSSGNLGNLLLIVVPAICNEDGSPFGDTNVCTRIGLSYASFSMALGGFYIWTITFHMIRASSLKLRDDEAAEDFSSKQPNENLDATPQSQLLKGESEEQVAIVVKAPQDTSPKAKGNAPLWRQVVGFLHQILEELMAPPTLGAIFGFTFGAIDWLRNLVIGAGAPLRVVQDSIKLLGDATIPCITLILGANLTQGLRSSTIKPMVIVGVVCVRYIILPVVGIFVVKAAGDLGFLPPDPLFRYVLMVQFTLPPAMNIGTMAQLFDVGQDECSVLFLWTYLAAALALTSWSTVFMWILT